A single Nocardioides bizhenqiangii DNA region contains:
- the rsgA gene encoding ribosome small subunit-dependent GTPase A: MSGRYGEHDVEHYERPRRRTRPRTKERPSYDDAADGTVVTVDRGRFTLLVEGRTVMAMKARPLGRKGVVVGDRVRVVGDVSGADGSLARIVEVGDRSTVLRRTADDDDPVERVLVANASQLVVVTALADPEPRSRWIDRALVAAYDGGLAPLLCLTKADLEDPETLLSTYRSLGVPWVVTHRDSDRRIVGLEGLQERLTGHTSVLIGTSGVGKSTLVNAIVPDADRAIGHVNAVTGQGRHTSTSAMMLALPDEAGWIVDTPGIRSFGLAHVQPEHLIGAFPDLDEMTEDCPRGCTHGDDEPECGLDEAVARGDADADRVSSFRRLLAARSVTEY, translated from the coding sequence ATGAGCGGTCGGTACGGCGAGCACGACGTCGAGCACTACGAGCGGCCGCGCCGCCGTACCCGCCCACGCACCAAGGAGCGCCCGTCGTACGACGACGCGGCCGACGGCACCGTCGTGACCGTCGACCGCGGCCGCTTCACCCTCCTCGTCGAGGGCCGGACCGTGATGGCGATGAAGGCCCGGCCGCTCGGCCGCAAGGGCGTCGTGGTCGGCGACCGGGTCCGGGTGGTCGGCGACGTCTCGGGCGCGGACGGCAGCCTCGCGCGGATCGTGGAGGTCGGGGACCGCAGCACCGTGCTCCGGCGGACGGCCGACGACGACGACCCCGTCGAGCGGGTGCTCGTCGCCAACGCCAGCCAGTTGGTCGTCGTGACCGCGCTCGCCGACCCTGAGCCCCGGTCGCGGTGGATCGACCGCGCCCTGGTGGCGGCGTACGACGGCGGCCTCGCCCCGCTGCTCTGCCTGACCAAGGCCGACCTCGAGGACCCCGAGACGCTGCTCTCGACCTACCGCTCGCTCGGCGTGCCCTGGGTGGTGACCCACCGCGACAGCGACCGCCGGATCGTCGGCCTCGAGGGGCTGCAGGAGCGGCTCACCGGCCACACCAGCGTGCTCATCGGCACCAGCGGTGTCGGCAAGTCGACGCTGGTCAACGCGATCGTGCCTGACGCCGACCGCGCGATCGGCCACGTCAACGCCGTCACCGGGCAGGGCCGCCACACCTCGACCTCCGCCATGATGCTCGCGCTGCCGGACGAGGCCGGGTGGATCGTCGACACGCCGGGCATCCGCTCCTTCGGCCTGGCGCACGTCCAGCCGGAGCACCTGATCGGCGCGTTCCCCGACCTCGACGAGATGACCGAGGACTGCCCGCGCGGGTGCACCCACGGGGACGACGAGCCCGAGTGCGGGCTCGACGAGGCCGTGGCCCGCGGTGACGCCGACGCCGACCGGGTCTCGTCGTTCCGGCGACTCCTCGCCGCCCGCTCCGTCACCGAGTACTGA
- a CDS encoding DUF2231 domain-containing protein, with amino-acid sequence MHPLVMEINGLPLHALVVHGAVVLTPLAALAAIAYAVPGRWRDWLRWPVAVAALVAVGAVWTAYLTGEDLVEGNPYGGPLAELLETHESRANVFRWSTTGFAVVALLAAGMHRREGAVRVVVGIVLAGLAVLTLVYAVLTGDAGAQIAWYGVGD; translated from the coding sequence ATGCATCCTCTCGTCATGGAGATCAACGGACTGCCGCTGCACGCCCTCGTGGTCCACGGGGCGGTCGTGCTCACTCCCCTCGCGGCGCTGGCCGCCATCGCGTACGCGGTCCCGGGCCGCTGGCGGGACTGGCTGCGCTGGCCGGTCGCCGTGGCGGCACTGGTCGCGGTCGGCGCGGTGTGGACGGCGTACCTCACCGGCGAGGACCTGGTGGAGGGGAACCCCTACGGCGGACCGCTCGCCGAGCTGCTCGAGACCCACGAGAGCCGGGCCAACGTGTTCCGCTGGTCGACGACCGGGTTCGCGGTCGTCGCCCTCCTCGCCGCCGGCATGCACCGGCGCGAGGGAGCGGTGCGGGTGGTGGTCGGGATCGTCCTCGCGGGGCTGGCGGTCCTGACGCTGGTCTACGCGGTGCTCACCGGCGACGCCGGTGCCCAGATCGCCTGGTACGGAGTCGGCGACTGA
- a CDS encoding inositol monophosphatase family protein yields MARVSPVSTDYTDDLRLAHLLADDADSLTQARFRSVDLHVMSKPDLTPVTDADQAVEESIRRTLSKARSRDAITGEETGTSGHSQRRWIVDPIDGTKNFVRGVPVWATLIALAVDDEVVLGVVSAPLLQRRWWASTGQGAWTGKSLLKPTRCQVSDVRRLEDASFSYSSLSEWEDRGLGEDVLAMMRRVWRTRAYGDFWSYMLLAEGAVDVAAEPALETYDMAALDIIVREAGGRFTSLDGVDGPWGGNALASNGHLHDAALSFLGSVPDGGDDDPDWPANGPGTVSDIWSRSPRRE; encoded by the coding sequence ATGGCTAGGGTGAGCCCCGTGAGCACCGACTACACCGACGACCTCCGGCTGGCACACCTGCTGGCGGACGACGCGGACTCGCTCACCCAGGCTCGCTTCCGCTCCGTCGACCTGCACGTGATGAGCAAGCCCGACCTGACGCCGGTGACCGATGCCGACCAGGCCGTGGAGGAGTCGATCCGTCGTACTCTCTCGAAGGCCCGGAGCCGCGACGCGATCACCGGCGAGGAGACCGGCACCTCCGGCCACTCGCAGCGCCGGTGGATCGTCGACCCGATCGACGGGACCAAGAACTTCGTCCGCGGCGTCCCGGTCTGGGCCACCCTGATCGCGCTCGCGGTCGACGACGAGGTGGTCCTCGGCGTCGTGTCGGCTCCGTTGCTGCAGCGCCGCTGGTGGGCGTCGACCGGCCAGGGCGCGTGGACCGGCAAGTCGCTGCTCAAGCCCACCCGGTGCCAGGTCTCCGACGTACGACGCCTAGAGGACGCGTCGTTCTCCTACTCCTCGCTCTCGGAGTGGGAGGACCGCGGTCTCGGTGAGGACGTGCTGGCGATGATGCGGCGGGTGTGGCGCACGCGGGCGTACGGGGACTTCTGGTCCTACATGCTGCTCGCCGAGGGGGCCGTCGACGTGGCGGCCGAACCCGCCCTCGAGACCTACGACATGGCGGCGCTCGACATCATCGTGCGCGAGGCCGGCGGCCGGTTCACGTCCCTCGACGGCGTCGACGGCCCGTGGGGCGGCAACGCGCTGGCGTCCAACGGCCACCTGCACGACGCCGCGCTGTCGTTCCTCGGCTCGGTGCCGGACGGCGGCGACGACGACCCGGACTGGCCCGCCAACGGCCCCGGCACGGTTTCGGACATCTGGTCCCGGAGCCCGCGCCGCGAGTAA
- a CDS encoding CBS domain-containing protein, which translates to MRINQVLQAKQLRDVVTISPDAGVRELVATLAEHNIGALIVSADGKSMDGIVSERDVVRRMHSDGTVIDNTVGGIMTEVVKTCTPEDELDDVMRTMTEGRFRHIPVCEGDRLVGIVSIGDLVRHKIDRLQFERDQLDSYVHRT; encoded by the coding sequence ATGCGCATCAACCAGGTCCTCCAGGCCAAGCAGCTGCGGGACGTTGTCACGATCAGCCCCGACGCCGGGGTTCGTGAGCTTGTCGCGACGCTCGCCGAGCACAACATCGGGGCGCTCATCGTGAGTGCCGACGGGAAGTCGATGGACGGCATCGTGAGCGAACGCGACGTCGTCCGCCGGATGCACAGCGACGGCACCGTCATCGACAACACGGTCGGCGGGATCATGACCGAGGTCGTGAAGACCTGCACGCCCGAGGACGAGCTCGACGACGTGATGCGGACGATGACCGAGGGCCGGTTCCGGCACATCCCGGTCTGCGAGGGCGACCGTCTGGTCGGCATCGTCAGCATCGGCGACCTGGTGCGGCACAAGATCGACCGGCTCCAGTTCGAGCGCGACCAGCTGGACAGCTACGTCCACCGGACCTGA
- a CDS encoding FKBP-type peptidyl-prolyl cis-trans isomerase has protein sequence MDKPEIEFFDPEPPADLVVTDVTVGDGAEATAGSNVSVHYVGVAHSSGEEFDASYNRGAPLQFRLGVGQVIQGWDTGVQGMKVGGRRQLVIPPHLGYGDRGAGGAIKPGETLIFVVDLLGVS, from the coding sequence ATGGACAAGCCTGAGATCGAGTTCTTCGACCCCGAGCCGCCCGCCGACCTCGTGGTCACCGACGTCACCGTCGGCGACGGCGCCGAGGCGACCGCCGGCAGCAACGTGTCGGTGCACTACGTGGGCGTTGCCCACTCGAGCGGCGAGGAGTTCGACGCGTCGTACAACCGGGGTGCTCCGTTGCAGTTCCGGCTGGGCGTCGGCCAGGTCATCCAGGGCTGGGACACCGGCGTGCAGGGCATGAAGGTCGGCGGCCGGCGTCAGCTGGTCATCCCGCCCCACCTCGGGTACGGCGACCGCGGGGCCGGCGGCGCGATCAAGCCCGGCGAGACGCTCATCTTCGTCGTCGACCTGCTCGGCGTCAGCTGA